Proteins from a single region of Harpia harpyja isolate bHarHar1 chromosome 14, bHarHar1 primary haplotype, whole genome shotgun sequence:
- the RAB8B gene encoding ras-related protein Rab-8B isoform X3, with protein sequence MAKTYDYLFKLLLIGDSGVGKTCLLFRFSEDAFNTTFISTIGIDFKIRTIELDGKKIKLQIWDTAGQERFRTITTAYYRGAMGIMLVYDITNEKSFDNIKNWIRNIEEHASSDVERMILGNKCDMNEKRQVSKEKGEKLAIDYGIKFLETSAKSSINVEEAFFTLARDIMTKLNRKMNDNSSSGAEEFNAILLSPAETEEF encoded by the exons ATGGCGAAGACCTACGACTATCTGTTCAAGCTGCTGCTGATCGGGGACTCGGGCGTGGGCAAGACCTGCCTGCTCTTCCGCTTCAGCGAGGACGCCTTCAACACCACCTTCATCTCCACTATCG GAATCGACTTTAAGATCAGAACAATAGAATTAGATGGGAAGAAAATCAAGCTACAAATATG GGATACAGCAGGCCAGGAGAGATTCCGCACAATCACAACAGCTTACTACAGAGGAGCCATG GGAATTATGCTGGTGTACGACATCACAAATGAAAAGTCTTTTGACAACATAAAAAACTGGATAAGAAACATAGAGGAG catgCCTCTTCAGATGTAGAAAGAATGATCCTGGGTAACAAATGTGATATGAATGAAAAAAGACAAGTCTCAAAAGAAAAAGGCGAGAAG TTAGCAATTGATTATGGAATCAAATTTTTGGAGACAAGTGCAAAATCCAGCATAAATGTGGAAGAG GCATTTTTCACACTTGCACGGGACATTATGACAAAGCTCAACAGAAAAATG aatgaCAACAGTTCGTCAGGGGCAG AAGAATTTAATGCAATTTTGTTGTCCCCTGCTGAAACTGAAGAATTCTAA
- the RAB8B gene encoding ras-related protein Rab-8B isoform X2, which yields MAKTYDYLFKLLLIGDSGVGKTCLLFRFSEDAFNTTFISTIGIDFKIRTIELDGKKIKLQIWDTAGQERFRTITTAYYRGAMGIMLVYDITNEKSFDNIKNWIRNIEEHASSDVERMILGNKCDMNEKRQVSKEKGEKLAIDYGIKFLETSAKSSINVEEAFFTLARDIMTKLNRKMNDNSSSGAGGPVKITENRSKKSSFFRCTLL from the exons ATGGCGAAGACCTACGACTATCTGTTCAAGCTGCTGCTGATCGGGGACTCGGGCGTGGGCAAGACCTGCCTGCTCTTCCGCTTCAGCGAGGACGCCTTCAACACCACCTTCATCTCCACTATCG GAATCGACTTTAAGATCAGAACAATAGAATTAGATGGGAAGAAAATCAAGCTACAAATATG GGATACAGCAGGCCAGGAGAGATTCCGCACAATCACAACAGCTTACTACAGAGGAGCCATG GGAATTATGCTGGTGTACGACATCACAAATGAAAAGTCTTTTGACAACATAAAAAACTGGATAAGAAACATAGAGGAG catgCCTCTTCAGATGTAGAAAGAATGATCCTGGGTAACAAATGTGATATGAATGAAAAAAGACAAGTCTCAAAAGAAAAAGGCGAGAAG TTAGCAATTGATTATGGAATCAAATTTTTGGAGACAAGTGCAAAATCCAGCATAAATGTGGAAGAG GCATTTTTCACACTTGCACGGGACATTATGACAAAGCTCAACAGAAAAATG aatgaCAACAGTTCGTCAGGGGCAGGTGGGccagtaaaaataacagaaaatcgATCTAAGAAGAGCAGCTTCTTTCGATGCACGCTACTTTGA
- the RAB8B gene encoding ras-related protein Rab-8B isoform X1, which translates to MAKTYDYLFKLLLIGDSGVGKTCLLFRFSEDAFNTTFISTIGIDFKIRTIELDGKKIKLQIWDTAGQERFRTITTAYYRGAMGIMLVYDITNEKSFDNIKNWIRNIEEHASSDVERMILGNKCDMNEKRQVSKEKGEKLAIDYGIKFLETSAKSSINVEEAFFTLARDIMTKLNRKMNDNSSSGAGSQSLRNNTTKLLLRAPLNVDCDTQNTKWILLTKPIDLSGSSFSVMEAMKWRHKCKS; encoded by the exons ATGGCGAAGACCTACGACTATCTGTTCAAGCTGCTGCTGATCGGGGACTCGGGCGTGGGCAAGACCTGCCTGCTCTTCCGCTTCAGCGAGGACGCCTTCAACACCACCTTCATCTCCACTATCG GAATCGACTTTAAGATCAGAACAATAGAATTAGATGGGAAGAAAATCAAGCTACAAATATG GGATACAGCAGGCCAGGAGAGATTCCGCACAATCACAACAGCTTACTACAGAGGAGCCATG GGAATTATGCTGGTGTACGACATCACAAATGAAAAGTCTTTTGACAACATAAAAAACTGGATAAGAAACATAGAGGAG catgCCTCTTCAGATGTAGAAAGAATGATCCTGGGTAACAAATGTGATATGAATGAAAAAAGACAAGTCTCAAAAGAAAAAGGCGAGAAG TTAGCAATTGATTATGGAATCAAATTTTTGGAGACAAGTGCAAAATCCAGCATAAATGTGGAAGAG GCATTTTTCACACTTGCACGGGACATTATGACAAAGCTCAACAGAAAAATG aatgaCAACAGTTCGTCAGGGGCAG GGTCACAAAGCCTCAGAAATAATACCACCAAGCTGCTGCTGAGAGCTCCATTGAACGTAGACTGCGATACACAAAATACCAAGTGGATTTTGCTCACTAAGCCTATTGACCTGTCAGGCTCTTCTTTCTCAGTTATGGAAGCTATGAAGTGGAGACACAAATGCAAGAGttaa